The genome window CTTCTGATGAAAACCACATGACTGCAATTTTGACAATTTCATACTTTTAGGACAATTTAGGAAATTGTTTTAGGACGCTTTCTAAATGAGGGGTTGAACAAATGAAAATCCCCTCCGACAAACACCTACCCTAAATATCCTGCTGGTTTACGCAGTAAGCAACCTCTTGTGCTCAACATCTACTGCATTTAAATAGTCAGGAAATACAGTGTATCAGGCAAACAAACTCTCTCtaatataattaaatacatGGGTTGTGAGTCAAAACAAgcaaatcctttaaaaaaaactactcaTCCCTGATAGCTGtgtaaacatgtaaatatgtatcACATCCCAACACTCttgatatatttaaaaacaatgtgaagCAGACCTGCTTTAGGTACCGTCAGTCTGACATCATATCCTATAATTCATAGGGCAGAACAGTTGCATCTTTATCTGCATTTTAGTACTTGGATTTGGATTAGTCCTTAAGAGTTCGACAAATTCCATGATTCCTGAAATCTGTACCAGTTTTACTCTACTGAACCGTTCTAGTGTCTAGACTTATGTCATCCAGTGCTCCCTTCCTCCCCTTTTAATTCTGCACTGcgccaaacaaaacaaaaatctgctTCTCAAACCACTTCAAATAAACAAGGACATCATTCAAAGATAGGGACTAAAAACATTTGAGTTTGTGAATCCCATGCTGATGAAGGCCTAGAAGATGAGATGGAACTGATACCCATGATGGTGCTACACTCTCCCATCCCTCCATCAGGACAAGAAGGTCATGAGTTGTGGATGCACCATGGGATAGTGGTGAAGTTATTTCCCCCAAGAAACCCCTTTGTCCAGGTCTCCATCACCGTGCCAAAAGCCATTCACATCGCTCGCAGCCGGAGAGTCCCTCCCTCACTAGTTTGGTTGCCCGTTACGTCGCTGTTTCCTGGCAGCAAGGGAGTGAgctctgaaaataaataaatcattttgcgTGTTATTGAATAATTATTTGGAGTTTTGTGTACAGGTTTATTAAGTcaattcaagtttatttatgtGTCCCGAAATCTCAAGTTTGTCCCATAGGGCTGTACAGCATTAGCCTCTATCCTTAGGGAAATACATAGCTGGAGCCAatagtcggttagcttagcttagcattaagactggaaacagcggtcgacagctagcctggctcagtccaatGGTGActaaatctgcctaccagcacatctaaagctcactaattaacacgttgtatcCCGTTggtttaatctgcacaaaaaacaaagtgtaaaaattataattcacatttttttgccCAACCCCACATAAACAGTGAATGGTCTTTTCGACAcaacatgagagtgatattgatctttTTATCTAACTAtgtcagaaagcaaataagaaagtcaaactattgctttaacagACGACTAAAAAGAAGTGCTACCTAATATCGTGACTCTTccaaaaacaagacaataacaaatatattttttaggaTATTAGATAATGCATCAATcctcaaagtaaaaacactgaaagtaaaactgattattattatatgatgTGCTGTTAAACATTCCTGTTTGTATTCTGGGAAACAGCATGCATGCACAGGAAACCGGTTTTGTAGAGGTAATTGTTACAATCGCACTTTTTTGACCTACCTTTTCCTCCACCTCTAACTCTCTGTTTCCTGTAATTTCTCATCTTTCCCTCGACTTTTCCTTGAAACCCCAAGGTAAAATTACACTGAGACACATGATTAGCGCTTGTCTATCCATAGTCCAACTCATACTCGTAGTTTTTGAAGGTGGCAGTTTAAATGGTAATAAACTAAAGATGGTTATAACTTCAAACAGAATGCAGACCATCAGTCTGCACTGAGACTGATAAAAGGTAGCATTATGGCTGGactgaattaataataattaatataaaaattaatTATACTAAATTTGTTTCATACTGATTAAATCCATGTCAGCTACTATGCACAAAATCATGTTAGATAAAAGTTTGAATTGCATGATAATATAAAGTAAACCAAACTcgtgttttgtttaaatttgtgTCCGGTCTCATTCTGAGaaacttttattactttataaaatgtgtttaaggaTAACACAATATAATATCATCAAGACAGAACTATGCTAAACAATAGTAATGAATttctacatttaaaatgtaattttaaatcatTCATAGAATACAAGAATAGAATTTGGTCTTTTCCTGCCTCTCTGTACTCACCTTTCATCTCGGTTTCCATCTTGCTGTCGTTAGTTGCAGCTGAGTTCAGACGGTTGCAGCTGTTGTTAGCTGCTCCAGTGTTGGCTACTGAGGGGCTGCTGGCAGAGTCAGCTGCATTAGTTTTTACTTGATCCTGTTTCCCTGCAGCACCGGTAGGTTTATTCCCATCCACGCTGTCCATCTTCACCAGACAGAGAGTCTGCAGCAGACCCATGGCGTCAAAGTTTTCTCCGGAGCATTCACCTCGTCTCCTCAACAACTCCAAGACCTAAAGTCagaaaacatacaacaaaattggacaaaggaaaaaacaaccaTATATTCCTTAGTTGCTGAAATAAGTAATTGtatactacactacactactatTTACACTATTATTGTGCTTTCACCACTTTTTTGGTTTGTCTGATAACATTGAGAGATACAGTAGGTTGTTCAGCAGTAAACGtttgatacattttacactCAGAGTTTggaaactcaaataaaatggtggaCAGTAAATATAGTACACTACatagtaaatagggagtgatttctGACACAGCCATGGACactggcacacaaacacacaatacgCCAACACACCTTGATGTATTTGTAGGACTTCAGTTCGCTGATGTTCTCCTCCAGGTAGagcagatacagagagagatcGTCCCAATGGCCACCGGGGGTGGGCAGGACGCTCACGGTGGGCAGCGATTGGTAGGTCTCCAGGAAGCGGGCGTATCCATGGCAGAAGAGGGGACGGAGAGTGGCGTAGATCACCACGGGGATCAGTGCAATGAACAGGACCAAGTTGACAAGGctggaaacagaggaaaacaaactgcattttGACATGTAGAGAGGGGGCATTTAATATTACAATTTGGCCGTGTTATAGAACAACAGGACCAAACAGAATGTCAAAAAAtctatatacaatataatgattgaaacaaaatcacaaaattttaAGTGAATAACAACTATGAAGTTTCTCTGGATAATGGTGCTAAGtcacattacaaaaaaaacagaattaactGGAAACAGGAACCATTATATAGGTGGACAAAATGATAGAGGCACCTTATGATATTAATGCCATTCAGtactattattataaaaataaaaaaaggaccTCAAATCCACACATTCTGACATAGTCCGAACATAAACTTGAGCCTCACAGAGGCAGATTCCATTGTAGAGCTATGTTTTGGAGTACATTATATTATACACGGGTTCATGTTATTGTGTACACCttctgtagttgttgttgcagGAATCAACCTGGGACTTTTGGCCTGACCCTCCCAACTTATATCTGATGTATTTCAGGTGAGCCACACATTAAATGCACCTCAGTATGTTTCTATCACAACCAAACGGCGTACTATACAGACAAATACCTCAGCAAAGAGAAGACTCCCACAGCAATGAGTTTACACTGCACCTTGTCGGGGATGCCCGGGTCGGAGGCAAGCAGGCCGACACGCAGCATGCAGCCAAACTCATCTGTGACGGAGGCCAGGCGGAGGTAGTAGGCCAGATAGATGCAGGCACACAGCAGCGTGACAAAAGTTAGGCCACGACAAAGCAGGTAGTAAAACAGCAGCACCCGCGAGCAACGCTTGGTCATCAGAAACTTCTCCACCAGCGGGTAATTGAAACAGCCCTCGGTAGGGTCGCTGGCAGAAGAGTTAGGAGAATACAGGAGCAGGGAGAGAAACAACAGTGAAGAATGTTTGCGTGATTTCATTGACTGGCTTAATAACTATGACAAGATCAAAGAGATCACCTGGTATTTAGTAGGAATAAAGTAGGAAAATCCTCTTCTGTCTGTTACATAGTGCTAAATGTAGTATctttaaaagtaaatatttcatCCTCCTCAGAAGTCCCCATCTCTGCAAATCAATAACAAATGTATCACCTTGTCTTGAACTCTGACTGTACTTCCTTCTTGGAGTGTAATTTAGAAAGTTAAAGTGTAGCAGCAAGatgaataatttacattttttacattacattttactttttttttttaacaaagttaaatcAAATTTTGCATGTGACATAAATAATCAAAAGTTGTAGTAGTACCCTCCTATCACTGGGCTGATCTGTGTTATTTAATGAAAACTGATTAGTGCCATCCAAACTATTGTATGACATACAATAGAATTAAAAATCAACAATTAAATGTTGTTCACCAGTATGTAGAAGGTCAATTACTGTCCCGGTGACATGTCAcaagatttaaataatcaataaagcTATTCACGCTGTATGACTGTGCGCCTGTGTCAACAAGATGGGTTGGGTCCAGAATTGATTTAGAGATAATTGCTGGTAATACGGTAATACCCCCCCTAATTGTCATAGGGTATTTCACATGCTGCAACCAGCAACCAGTTTTCTTCTGCGATGCTAAATCTGAACCCAACCTTAGCCTAATCCCAAACATTTTCTCTGCAAGTCTGAGTTGATTTCAGGTATCCTACTGTACCTGTCTGGGGTGAGCAGTCCTGAGGTGGCGATGCGTTTGGCCAGAGTGACAGCACGGTTGTAACACCGGTCCAACTCCTCCATAATGAAGCTGAGGTCCGACTGCAGGAGGGGCGCCACAGAAAATCTCCAGAACAACGCAGGGGTGTACATCAGCACCGCCACCAGCAACAGAATGTAGGGAAAGAActggagagaagagacaggatTGGGgtcaacaaaaatgttaattaacaaATCATATTACTAGCAATAACATTCCTACTCAAATAATGGCTGATACAGTCCAAGTCTCCACCAAAGCACAGGAGTCACTGCATAAGGGTATGAAGATTAATTTTATCAGTGTGCGTTGTTTGGCTCAACGGTCATATTATTGCAAGTTCTGATAACAGTTAGAGTGCAGTAGTGCTTCTGCATGGCAGCAGCAGTGTAACCGTATTTAGATGTAGCAATTCAGTCCttgtgtgttgcattttcaAACCAGTAATATGCTTGTTTCATTGCATatagcaaaacaaacaaacaaacatcaaatcTGCTACCCCCTCATTCATAAAAACGTGAAAGCCAGACTGTAACTTGAATACTACATCAAGTGTTCTCCCTGGCTTTTAGAGAAGCTTGAGTTGGGTTTCAGCGTCACCACTCCAGTGGATTTTGCACTGAAATGGGAGCTAATGACTTGCCTACCGTGCTGCGAATGGCTCAGACCCATCCTACATCCAGAACATGGTCAAACCAAACCCAGCCCATCCACTACGCTCTGCTACTGCTAAGCGGCTTGCTACTCTCTCACTACGAGGGGGGCCAGCCACCGCTCGGCAAAATCATGACTGTTtgctgtcctggctccacaacAGTGGAACGAGCATTGACATCAgcacagcagaaactctacactTCTTCTgtcgcagactgaaaactcatctgatCAGACTGCACTGGCCCATAAAAacttatctaaaaaaaaaacaaaaaacaaaaccctttatctcattgtttctaaatgtagcacttgaagcagttcagcatatttgatgaagctgatgtacttgcatgattatTGCAATTTTTGGGTTGTAGCCACACggttgaaatgcacttattgtaagtcgctttggataaaaacgtcagctaaataaatgtaatgtaatgcaaactcttcaataacacaataaaagcaCTGGGGCTGATGATAAAGACATAAACTCACTTAACAGTTTCAGGTGTGGGTGTGTCCATTTTTATCAATGACCCAACTTGAACTTAAAGCTTAAAATGGTGCAGCAAACCACCATAACTCGTCTGATTACTCTCTATTAATCTCCAAAACGTAAAGAGACACACACCCATTACTGCACTCTATTCTTAGCCTTAGCCTAGTCAAGTCaacttttattcatatagcccaatatcacaaatctcaATTTTCCTTTATGGGgatttacaatctgtacagcatacaacaccctctttCCTTCGACCCTCCTACAACATCTTACTAGAAATATTCTCACCACACactaaaaatcacaaaacaaaagctgcCTGTGCACAAGTGAAGTTTTACAAACTAATTTTAATGAAATACACCATACAAGGAAATCACACAACATACAGAGAACtcacattttaatgatttaacaCACTAATGATGTAACTCACTGCTGTGTAAAAAAATCCTTTACAGGAAACTCTTAACGTTTAATTTAAAATCAGGTTAAACAAGTGGATCCTGTTAAACACTAACTTTTGGGAGATTTTTAAGAAAATGACTGTCAGACTTTTATTATTTCCACACGTCATGGCACACTAGAAGGATCCTCACTTTTATTTATACCTATATTAATCACTGCATGGCACGATGTCTCATTAAAATACTGTCTGTTCCAGCAGTAGAACTGTCTAAACATGCCTTGTTGTTCTGGTAGAAGGTGTGTTACAAACCATTTTCCCGTATGGTATGTGTGTGGACGAGTTTAAATCATCAAACTAATGTTTAACAATTACACATTTGAATAGGTTCAGCAACTGTAACactgtttgcctgtgtgtgtgtgtgtgtgtgtgtgtgtgtgtgtgtgtaccttgtgCAGCCACagaggtagtgtgtgtgtatgtacggCTGCCCAGCAGTATGAATCCACATACGCAGCCTGCCTCCAGGAGAAGTTAGTAGGAGCAAAACAGCTGATCTGAGTACCTGAAAGAAGcatagagacagaaaacagacacacaaaacgtGAGTGTAAGAGTAAATGATAGGAATGAGAGTGAAAATTTGTAATGGAGcacatttgatttttattattttaacgtTTTAATCTGCAGACTTCTCTAAAGACTGACAAGGCTGTTCATTGGTTTGACACTGCTCTCAAACCCATGATGGCAGGATTATAATCAGTCTGAATCTTTATGTAAAAGGTTCAAAGCTCATGTAATGGCAGATTTAGCTTTTTTCTTTAGAATATCTTCATAATATTTGTTGACTGTGCGCTGCTCTGTAGCCATTAACATTGCAGATCTCTCTCTAATTCTCCATCCTCTTCGTTGTGAACTGGTGTGATCTGTGACATTTCAGGTCTGTGGTTTAATCACATGCAGCTATCCCGACTAACATGATCAGGCTTCAATTAGCCTTGGCTTAAACCTGAATCTACAGTTTAACTTAAGTCAGGTTTTTCACAATAAGTCCAGTTTTTCTTAGCCTCATTGCTGGAATAACCCCCTAGTCTAGAACTCTCTGAGCTAGACTGGATCTGGTCTTGGATCAGACTTTGTGGTCTTGACTCCAGTCCTGGCTCACCACTCACCAACTGAAACTTCTTGAGCGAAGGCcagagagatgaggaggaggggcaGGCCCACTGCCACGCAGGTCACCATCTTGTCCACAGCCAGCTCAGTTCGGATGTTGCGGTATCGAGCCTGGTTCGGCTCTTTCAGCAGGAAATCGCTGAACATGTACTCCGTAGCCACATGGGCGATGGCCATCTCACCGCTCTTCTGTTACGCTAACAACACCTGtggacacaaaaaaaataaataatcaagaaacactttgttttcatgtttcagataTTAAGAGTAATTCTCTGTGTAGAATATGGACATGTTCCTTGACACTGTCTGAAggtccttttgtctttttgacagGCAAATTTCATTGGTAGGATGCAAAGCAAGGTGTCAGGTAAACTGTGTGTGGCTACTTGCCAAAAAAATCCCAGACAAAGTTTAACAGACTGGTGGCTGGTTAGTTTCCCAACTTGCTTTCTCTTCTTCCAAATGCAGCTCTAACACAGTTCATCCTAAATGAATAACTTTGTTAAGACGATTACAAACTTGATGATCACCTTAATAACCTTAAAGTACAAGTGACATATGTCTACAAATACAtcttaatcttgtttttatagAGTAAAATTAAGATGGTATGATATAAATTCCATAATGGGCAATCTTTTCCTTACTCTTCCTTGTGTCTGTCCCACTTTGGCTCACTAATAACAACATTTCCCTATTTATCTTTTCTCTTATGTATAATATCATTCTGAAGTCACATGCATATtgtcaaaacatgtttgttgaaaacaaacacttgtAATTAGTAGGCATAAACTGGTTTAAATTAGTATAAACCACGATTTGACGGTCACCAACTGTGAATCATCATTTAACCGCCATTTTAATCTTCGATGCAACTCTAGTCTTGCTGGTTTGCTTCAAATTTCTAGAGGTTAAACTTAGACATcgtacatgtatgtatttataaaacCAAGGCTGAAAACAACTCGTGACTGTCTTcccacagcaacaacaacaggctCCTTTGTTTGGCTGGAGCTGGATCTTTTGCAGTGGATAGTAGTAGCATTTTTAGTTaatactattatttattatattttttttccagaaaaaaatgtcacttgATTTGGAGGCTAGGTTAACTCTGAGTACGTTATTTAGCCAGCTATGAGCATACGTTAGGACTATGATGTGTGACTGATCGGAAAACGAAAGTCTTAAGCATAAATAAACCATCACTTTTGCGTTGACTTCACTTAAAAACTATTCAGTAACTTCACACAGATCGGTTAATTTTAAGGATCAGAAGAAACTACCGCTACTAAATGAATAATGACATTATAATGCAACGTTAAGTTATTGTAAAACGGAATAAATGAACTTACCTACCGACCTGCTCCGGCTAAGTTTAATTAGACTATTAAAGTGTCATGGCTGCGATAACACAGCTTTGGCTGCAGCAAAGGTAACTTAAAGGTGTTTTCCAGGACTGGAGCTAAAAGATGCGGCAGACATTCAACAGATGAACCCACAAACACAACTTTGTCTTCTTCCTGTAAGACAGAAAACTCCTTCCGCCcttctttaaaaacagatgcCTTCAAGTGCAAATCTGCAGCTCTGACTTTCCAGCTGTGATGCTGCCTTCAAATAGAGCTCGTGAGTTTGTACTTTGGGAAGCCGAGTACACAGTATTTATGCCTTTAAGTAGGGTTGTGTTAATTACCCTAAGaagataaatactttttttttaaagactaaTTTCTCAATCATGATGTTGAAATGCAGATAATCACAAAATCGGGAAATCACAGTTTTTTTGTCAGCTGAATAAAAACAGGGCTCTTAAGACTAAAACCACGTTAATGGCAAGCACATTGTGTGATTTCAAACAATCACGGTTGGGTCACCAAAGCTGAATTAAACAGCCACCGGTGTGTGCTGACTGGGACCAGCATTCaaaagcagtggttcccaacatgggGTTCGGACTCCTCCACAGGGTCAGAAGGCAAATTTGAGGGGTTGAGAGATGATTTACAGGAtaagaaagatgaaaaatgcagtttcctgttaaatactgaatatggctttaaaattatttatattaaaaaatctGAGACAGAAACACTCCTAACTGCTCGCAACAAGTTGACATTGCTTAATTTTAGGGTATCATTAGGCTATAATATTGCAAACCATTGTTCAAAGGGATTACAGTCCTACAAAGAGCTCTACATCTGTTTGTGCAAATGGTCCAGTGCTATTTACTGTGGAGGTCAACGTTTGCACTGTTTGTGTATCCCCACACATATTTCTCAAAAAATACACGTGTGAAAATGTTTCCAGAAAATTATCTCAGTAGTAGTTGAGAGATCTGTGTGCCTTGATGGTGActttgaaaattattatttaaagagtACAATGTCAGGGCTTAAAAAGGGGTATATATAGATGAAAGGCTGTTTTAGTGACAGATATATCAGCCTCTCACACCCAGCTGTGGTGCTCACTGCTTGTTCATCCCacttgtttcccaaaatgtttcaAAGTTTGATGGTTTTTCTCTAGTAACTGGCAAAGATGGTGGTGAGCAGTAAACCCAAATAGCTTAAAAAGCCCAATCTGTGTCCAAATGTCTGTGTTTCTACAGTCTATGGTCAATGCTTTGTCTCCCCGTGGCAAATATGTTAGTTACAGGCAGCAGCTGCATGAAGTTAACCTATGGGCAAGTCAGCACAGGTAGTTAAGCCTGGAAAAGGGCTTTTCCAACTCCCGTGATAGGCTGGTTGAGTTTAGGCATGAGTTTCAACTATAGCGAGGCTGATTCGCATCAATGTACATAACACTCCGACacataaattaaaatttcaaatgttaaaaatctGTACAAATTCACCATTAGGCtacatcacaaaaacacaacataaaaaatcAACAACTTTGTGCTTGTGGTTCATGTATTTGTAATATTAAGCACTACATTATGCTATGTAATTCTGCTTAGGGTCTTTCATTAGATTTTCTGTTAAATCAACAGCATGAGCCTGTAAAATTCACATGACAAAATTGGATTTTCTTCCTCTAATTGTGAGATATTTCCAACAGTCCTTAAAGGCAGCATCCTCCTGAGCAGCGTGTTTATCTGCGCAGGATGCAGAGGTACTGGGGTGTAGAAGAGACTGACTCAAacttcatgtacagtatttaaaaaactAAGCTGTACATATAAGAACACATCgtgataaataaaatatcagtttGGCTCCATCGTTCACACCTACgttaggttttatttttttgtggagGAGTGATTATACGATACTTCGTTTAGTGTGGAAAcatttgagaaataaaaaccaaaaccattttgaacattttttttttatgttggtcTATCGCGTTGAATTCTGGGCATTTCTCGCTCTGCCCTCCCTGGTCCTCCCAACTTCTCGCAGCTGCGTCAAGTTGCTGTAAAATATGCACAGTGATACTGGAAAGGGAAGGGTTGTACGTCTAAAATAAAGGcgtaaaatgtgtttcttaagggaaacaaaaaaagaaaaatataaacaccaCACTGTTCAACGTAATGAAA of Siniperca chuatsi isolate FFG_IHB_CAS linkage group LG7, ASM2008510v1, whole genome shotgun sequence contains these proteins:
- the LOC122879339 gene encoding pannexin-1-like isoform X1 produces the protein MAIAHVATEYMFSDFLLKEPNQARYRNIRTELAVDKMVTCVAVGLPLLLISLAFAQEVSVGTQISCFAPTNFSWRQAAYVDSYCWAAVHTHTLPLWLHKFFPYILLLVAVLMYTPALFWRFSVAPLLQSDLSFIMEELDRCYNRAVTLAKRIATSGLLTPDSDPTEGCFNYPLVEKFLMTKRCSRVLLFYYLLCRGLTFVTLLCACIYLAYYLRLASVTDEFGCMLRVGLLASDPGIPDKVQCKLIAVGVFSLLSLVNLVLFIALIPVVIYATLRPLFCHGYARFLETYQSLPTVSVLPTPGGHWDDLSLYLLYLEENISELKSYKYIKVLELLRRRGECSGENFDAMGLLQTLCLVKMDSVDGNKPTGAAGKQDQVKTNAADSASSPSVANTGAANNSCNRLNSAATNDSKMETEMKELTPLLPGNSDVTGNQTSEGGTLRLRAM
- the LOC122879339 gene encoding pannexin-1-like isoform X2 translates to MAIAHVATEYMFSDFLLKEPNQARYRNIRTELAVDKMVTCVAVGLPLLLISLAFAQEVSVGTQISCFAPTNFSWRQAAYVDSYCWAAVHTHTLPLWLHKFFPYILLLVAVLMYTPALFWRFSVAPLLQSDLSFIMEELDRCYNRAVTLAKRIATSGLLTPDSLVNLVLFIALIPVVIYATLRPLFCHGYARFLETYQSLPTVSVLPTPGGHWDDLSLYLLYLEENISELKSYKYIKVLELLRRRGECSGENFDAMGLLQTLCLVKMDSVDGNKPTGAAGKQDQVKTNAADSASSPSVANTGAANNSCNRLNSAATNDSKMETEMKELTPLLPGNSDVTGNQTSEGGTLRLRAM